From the genome of Gorilla gorilla gorilla isolate KB3781 chromosome 4, NHGRI_mGorGor1-v2.1_pri, whole genome shotgun sequence, one region includes:
- the GLRX gene encoding glutaredoxin-1 has translation MAQEFVNCKIQPGKVVVFIKPTCPYCRRAQEILSQLPIKQGLLEFVDITATNHTNEIQDYLQQLTGARTVPRVFIGKDCIGGCSDLVSLQQSGELLTRLKQIGALQ, from the exons ATGGCTCAAGAGTTTGTGAACTGCAAAATCCAGCCTGGGAAGGTGGTTGTGTTCATCAAGCCCACCTGCCCGTACTGCAGGAGGGCCCAAGAGATCCTCAGTCAATTGCCCATCAAACAAGGGCTTCTGGAATTTGTCGATATCACAGCCACCAACCACACTAACGAGATTCAAGATTATTTGCAACAGCTCACGGGAGCAAGAACG GTGCCTCGAGTCTTTATCGGTAAAGATTGTATAGGCGGATGCAGTGATCTAGTCTCTTTGCAACAGAGTGGGGAACTGCTGACGCGGCTAAAGCAGATTGGAGCTCTGCAGTAA